A portion of the Faecalibacterium sp. I3-3-89 genome contains these proteins:
- the mobV gene encoding MobV family relaxase yields MRFAKYKGPEITNIEAHNERRKERYASNPDIDLSRSKHNFHLIEPPQRYRAEAERQISAAGCRTRKDSVRVVEVLFTATPEFFKGKKLPEIRQYFEETLRFFVQYQSRETIISAVVHMDEKTAHMHLSFVPLTPDGRLSAKEIVGNKKKLTWWQDKFWEHMVAKYPDLERGESASQTGRDHIPPRIFKEMTHLTQQRQKLDQLLTGIGPLNGKKRAAEISELLDGYIPAVEKMRTQLKKYSTAFSSTKAENEKLKRKNKKLSESLEEATHESVLKKLEDAKLQREYEEALAVLERIPPEVLEEYAKPKASHRTAEL; encoded by the coding sequence ATGCGCTTTGCCAAGTACAAGGGGCCAGAGATCACCAACATCGAAGCCCATAACGAACGCAGAAAAGAAAGATACGCCAGTAATCCCGATATTGACCTCTCCCGCAGCAAGCATAACTTCCACCTGATCGAACCACCCCAACGTTACCGGGCTGAGGCTGAGCGCCAGATCAGCGCCGCTGGATGCCGCACCCGAAAGGACAGTGTCCGGGTGGTAGAGGTGCTGTTCACCGCTACACCGGAGTTCTTCAAGGGCAAGAAGCTGCCCGAAATCCGGCAGTATTTTGAGGAAACACTCCGCTTCTTTGTGCAATACCAATCCAGAGAAACTATCATCTCCGCCGTGGTGCATATGGATGAGAAAACAGCCCATATGCACCTTTCTTTTGTCCCCTTGACGCCAGATGGCAGACTCAGCGCCAAAGAGATCGTTGGTAACAAAAAGAAGTTGACCTGGTGGCAGGACAAGTTCTGGGAGCACATGGTTGCTAAATACCCCGACCTGGAGCGCGGCGAGAGTGCAAGCCAGACGGGCCGCGACCATATCCCGCCTCGTATCTTCAAGGAGATGACCCATCTCACCCAGCAGCGCCAAAAGCTGGACCAACTGCTCACCGGCATCGGCCCCTTGAACGGCAAGAAGCGGGCCGCTGAGATTTCCGAACTGCTGGACGGTTATATCCCAGCCGTGGAGAAAATGCGGACCCAGCTGAAAAAGTACAGTACAGCCTTCAGCAGTACCAAGGCTGAGAATGAGAAACTCAAGCGGAAAAACAAAAAGCTCTCGGAGTCCCTGGAGGAGGCGACCCACGAGAGCGTTCTGAAAAAGTTGGAGGATGCCAAGCTCCAGCGGGAGTATGAGGAGGCCCTCGCCGTATTGGAGCGAATTCCGCCGGAAGTTTTAGAAGAATACGCGAAGCCCAAAGCCTCCCACCGCACCGCAGAACTTTGA
- a CDS encoding DNA primase family protein has translation MKNKKYWPSSNDPVWLEEGYRINESVFCETFISTHKIVFCNGFFFTEDGRVTDEMPLRSTIYAELKDYASNNVARKVGSILDLLKLSAQVDDFPPVTNCIHLANGTLNLNGSFREGKPEVIRNRLPVRYNPKAAQPTHWLRFLFDLLHPEDIPTVQEFIGYCLIPSNKGQRMMVIKGRGGEGKSQIGVVLSKLFGTNMKDGSIGKISENRFARADLEHILLCVDDDMRMEALRQTNYVKSIVTAQGQMDLERKGKQSYQGWMYARLLAFSNGDLQALYDRSDGFYRRQLVLTTRDKPADRVDDPDIAEKMAAEAEGIFLWAFEGLQRLVRNGFKFTESDRARQNRELVKRDNNNFFDFMEAEDYIRLKADACISSKDLYTIYKMWCEENNLVALKARSFSDAVIANLKKYNLEHTNNIANSAGRRVWGYLGIEALVRPEMPTSLWG, from the coding sequence ATGAAAAACAAGAAATATTGGCCCAGCTCCAATGACCCGGTCTGGCTGGAAGAAGGCTACCGGATCAACGAATCTGTTTTCTGTGAGACCTTCATTTCGACCCACAAAATTGTTTTCTGCAATGGTTTCTTTTTCACCGAAGATGGCCGGGTAACAGATGAGATGCCTCTGCGGAGTACCATCTATGCGGAACTGAAGGACTACGCCAGCAACAACGTGGCCCGCAAGGTAGGCAGCATTCTGGACCTGCTGAAACTCTCCGCCCAGGTGGATGATTTCCCGCCAGTCACCAACTGTATCCACCTGGCCAATGGTACCTTGAACTTGAACGGCAGCTTTCGGGAAGGCAAGCCGGAAGTGATCCGCAACCGGCTGCCGGTCCGATACAACCCCAAAGCGGCCCAGCCTACCCACTGGCTGCGGTTCCTGTTTGATCTGCTCCACCCGGAAGATATTCCGACTGTCCAGGAGTTTATAGGTTACTGCCTCATTCCCAGCAACAAGGGCCAGCGGATGATGGTTATCAAGGGCCGGGGCGGCGAGGGCAAAAGTCAGATCGGCGTGGTGTTGTCCAAGCTGTTCGGCACTAATATGAAGGACGGCAGCATCGGCAAAATCTCTGAGAACCGTTTTGCCCGGGCCGACCTGGAACACATCCTGCTCTGCGTGGACGACGATATGCGGATGGAAGCCCTGCGGCAGACCAACTACGTCAAATCCATTGTCACGGCCCAGGGGCAGATGGACCTGGAGCGTAAAGGCAAGCAGAGCTACCAGGGCTGGATGTATGCCCGGCTGCTGGCTTTCAGCAATGGAGACTTACAAGCCCTGTACGACCGAAGCGACGGCTTCTATCGGCGGCAACTGGTCCTGACCACCAGGGACAAGCCCGCCGACCGGGTAGATGACCCTGACATCGCCGAGAAGATGGCCGCCGAGGCCGAGGGAATTTTCCTGTGGGCTTTCGAGGGGTTGCAGCGTCTGGTCAGGAACGGCTTCAAGTTTACTGAGAGTGACCGCGCCCGGCAGAACCGGGAGCTGGTCAAGCGGGACAACAACAACTTCTTCGATTTCATGGAGGCCGAGGACTATATTCGGCTCAAGGCGGATGCCTGCATTAGCTCCAAAGACCTCTATACCATTTATAAGATGTGGTGTGAGGAGAACAACCTGGTAGCTCTGAAAGCCCGGAGCTTCAGCGATGCCGTGATTGCCAACCTGAAAAAGTACAACCTGGAGCACACCAACAACATCGCCAACTCAGCAGGCCGCCGCGTATGGGGCTATCTGGGAATTGAGGCACTTGTACGGCCTGAGATGCCCACTTCCCTCTGGGGATAA
- a CDS encoding CHC2 zinc finger domain-containing protein, translating into MNLFKIVKESVTVKQTAALYGLPVTTTWMTRCPFHEDHTPSMKLNDTYYYCFGCGATGDVIDLTAQLFGLSSFQAARKLTQDFGLSPDKPPSGAVALPKPAAASSDTQQEEIFYCLRVLHDYRDLLTRWQTEFAPLSPEEPLDEHFVEALHMMAVVDDLIDCLAFGPTSKKAAAAKRLLDGQLLPMVESRLNTLDREEAA; encoded by the coding sequence ATGAATCTTTTTAAAATCGTAAAGGAATCCGTCACTGTCAAGCAGACCGCAGCCTTGTACGGCCTGCCTGTCACTACTACTTGGATGACTCGCTGCCCTTTCCACGAGGATCATACCCCCAGCATGAAGCTGAATGACACCTATTATTACTGCTTCGGCTGCGGTGCCACCGGCGATGTCATTGACCTTACCGCCCAGTTGTTTGGTCTCAGCAGCTTCCAGGCAGCCCGGAAGCTGACCCAGGACTTCGGACTCAGCCCGGACAAGCCTCCATCGGGTGCAGTCGCTCTGCCCAAGCCAGCCGCTGCCTCTTCAGACACCCAGCAAGAGGAAATCTTCTACTGTCTCCGGGTCCTCCACGACTACCGCGACCTGCTGACCCGGTGGCAAACAGAGTTTGCTCCCCTCTCCCCGGAGGAACCGCTGGACGAGCATTTTGTAGAGGCTCTGCACATGATGGCCGTTGTGGACGACCTTATTGATTGCCTGGCCTTCGGGCCCACCTCCAAGAAGGCAGCCGCTGCCAAGCGCCTGCTGGACGGTCAGCTTCTGCCGATGGTCGAATCCCGCCTCAATACCCTGGACAGAGAGGAGGCTGCATGA